In Dama dama isolate Ldn47 chromosome 9, ASM3311817v1, whole genome shotgun sequence, the following proteins share a genomic window:
- the SOX30 gene encoding transcription factor SOX-30 isoform X2 yields MERARPEQPPQQRQLPWATPPRPLRPAPPPLPVEGASFRAAAAEPCPSPPTPCAAAIATVASSCGEASASGVQPGARRLLQVKPEQMLLLPPGPPLPQAREEGAATSPAQARLLQLRPELLLLPPPPPASEGVPCRPELHPLQPRALHVKVEKQEPGSGLDLLTGPRRAVEACPKTSRTVKAEGSGPLNSRRGDEKKGKLEAEEIVSYAAKGGEGKSLAVLREGVIKTEAPERLREDCRLSTEPASNGLAHGSKDVILTQPSSAFGPHQQDLRIPLTLHTVPPGARIQFQGPPPSELIRLTKVPLTPVPIKMQSLLEPSVKIETKDVPLTVLPSDAGIPDTPFSKDRNGHVKRPMNAFMVWARIHRPALAKANPAANNAEISVQLGLEWNKLSEEQKKPYYDEAQKIKEKHREEFPGWVYQPRPGKRKRFPLSVSNVFSGTTQNIISTNPTTIYPYRSPTYSVVIPSLQNTITHPVARALTVGLPLAMEIFQVQCQNALVIMKTGTKNTRLCFQL; encoded by the exons ATGGAGAGAGCCAGGCCGGAGCAGCCGCCTCAGCAGCGCCAACTGCCGTGGGCGACCCCGCCGCGCCCGCTGCGCCCTGCTCCGCCCCCGCTGCCCGTCGAGGGCGCCTCCTTCCGGGCAGCGGCCGCGGAGCCCTGTCCGTCGCCGCCCACCCCGTGCGCGGCCGCCATTGCGACCGTCGCCTCGTCGTGTGGGGAAGCCTCGGCGTCGGGCGTACAGCCAGGGGCACGACGGCTGCTGCAAGTGAAGCCGGAGCAGATGTTACTGCTGCCACCCGGGCCACCACTGCCTCAGGCCCGGGAGGAAGGCGCCGCCACCTCTCCCGCGCAGGCGCGGCTGCTGCAGCTGAGGCccgagctgctgctgctgccgccgccgccccccgcgTCTGAGGGCGTCCCCTGCAGGCCTGAGTTGCACCCGTTGCAGCCCCGAGCGTTGCACGTTAAGGTGGAGAAGCAGGAGCCGGGATCCGGCTTGGATCTGTTGACTGGGCCTCGGAGGGCCGTCGAGGCGTGCCCGAAAACCTCCAGGACGGTGAAGGCAGAAGGCTCCGGGCCCCTCAACAGCCGCCGAGGGGACGAGAAGAAGGGCAAGTTGGAGGCGGAGGAGATCGTGAGCTACGCAGCAAAAGGCGGAGAAGGCAAAAGCCTGGCAGTCCTCAGAGAAGGAGTCATCAAAACGGAGGCGCCTGAGAGACTTCGAGAGGACTGCAGGCTCAGTACAGAGCCCGCGTCCAATGGCCTGGCCCATGGCAGCAAGGATGTCATCCTGACCCAGCCGTCCAGTGCCTTTGGGCCACATCAGcaagacctcaggatccctttgacTCTTCACACCGTACCCCCCGGGGCCCGGATCCAGTTTCAGGGACCTCCACCTTCAGAGCTGATACGATTGACCAAGGTCCCGTTGACACCAGTGCCTATTAAAATGCAGTCCTTATTGGAGCCTTCTGTAAAAATTGAAACCAAAGATGTCCCGCTCACGGTGCTTCCCTCAGATGCAG GAATACCAGATACTCCCTTcagtaaggacagaaatggtcatGTGAAGCGACCCATGAATGCATTTATGGTTTGGGCAAGGATCCACCGGCCAGCACTAGCCAAAGCTAACCCAGCAGCCAACAATGCAGAAATCAGTGTCCAGCTCGGGTTAGAATGGAACAAACTTAGTGAAGAACAAAAGAAACCCTATTATGATGAAGcgcaaaagattaaagaaaagcaCAGAGAGGAATTTCCTG GTTGGGTTTATCAACCTCGTCCAGGGAAGCGAAAACGCTTCCCTCTAAGCGTTTCCAATGTATTTTCTGGCACCACACAGAATATCATCTCTACAAATCCAACAACAATTTATCCTTATCGCTCACCTACCTACTCTGTGGTAATTCCCAGCCTACAGAACACCATCACTCATCCAGTTG